The Clostridia bacterium sequence AGGTAGGCACGTGTCTGTCTACGTCTGCAATGAACATGGCCGACCACCCAGGCGGAACAGGTCGCGCAATAGTAGGCCATTCCTATGTGAGAGGAGGGGCGGCTTCATCCCCGCAATGAACTGCGAGGTTTCTGCCGCCGAATCCCCATGACCAGCAGGTTCAACCTAAGGCGACGAACGGCAGTCACCATAGGCGTAGTGGCCATATCGCTCCTAGCAGGTCTCGGTTGGAGCGCAGGAAGGATGCTTCCATCACTCATCGACAGCGATAGAATCTGCCGCGGGGTAAGCATAGGAGGGTTCGACGTAGGCGACATGACCGTTCCGGAGGCGCGCGGAAGCCTACAGGAACACGTACGGCAGCTCCAGACGGAGCCGATCATACTTGGGCTCGGAACTGAGCAGTGGCGCGTGAACCCTGCTGATGTCGGAACCGCTATCGAGTTGGAATCGGCTCTGGGAGCAGCCCGGATGGTGGGACACACTGGCTCTCTTGTTCGACGGCTGTCCGAAAGATCGGCGGCTAGAAAGTCCGGCGTCGATATCCCGTGGATTGTGTCCGTTGATGAACAGGCGCTGCGAGACCTCGTTTTCGACATGGCCAGAGTGGTGTCCATTGATCCGAAAGATGCGACCCTCATCATCACTGCCGAAGACGAAGTCATCATAGAACCATCCATGGATGGACGGAAGCTCGATGTGGAGAGGCTGATATACGATCTGAGATCAGCCACACTTTTGGGAACCGCCCGATATGTCGCCATGCCAGTCGATGTGGTCACCGCCAACGTGACCACCGCCGAGCTAGAGGCAAAAGGCATTCGGCGCTTGATCTCGAAGTACAGCACCAAGTTCAATGCTGCAAACTACAAACGCACACAGAACATCCGGCTCGGAGTGCAGAAACTAGACGGATTGGTGCTTGCTCCCGGAGCCGAGCTTTCATTCAACGATGTGGTTGGCCCTAGAGTGCCCGAGAGGGGTTTCATGGAGGCAGACATAATCTTCAACTCTGAGTTGGTTCCGGGCATCGGCGGAGGCATATGCCAGGTCTCCAGCACCCTCTACAACGCCGCGCTGCTCGCCCTGATGGAAGTGGCATCGAGGGTGAACCACTCACTCCCAAGCAGCTATGTGCCGCTTGGCCGAGACGCCACAGTGTCGTACGGGAGCATTGACCTCAAGGTCAGGAATACTACCAAGCATCACGTGCTGATACGCTGCTTTGTTTCAGGGAACACGGTGACGTTCAAGATC is a genomic window containing:
- a CDS encoding VanW family protein; this translates as MLPSLIDSDRICRGVSIGGFDVGDMTVPEARGSLQEHVRQLQTEPIILGLGTEQWRVNPADVGTAIELESALGAARMVGHTGSLVRRLSERSAARKSGVDIPWIVSVDEQALRDLVFDMARVVSIDPKDATLIITAEDEVIIEPSMDGRKLDVERLIYDLRSATLLGTARYVAMPVDVVTANVTTAELEAKGIRRLISKYSTKFNAANYKRTQNIRLGVQKLDGLVLAPGAELSFNDVVGPRVPERGFMEADIIFNSELVPGIGGGICQVSSTLYNAALLALMEVASRVNHSLPSSYVPLGRDATVSYGSIDLKVRNTTKHHVLIRCFVSGNTVTFKIFGDIPDDMDVSIRTEVLERIEPNTIEQMDPTIPTGARVVVEKGSPGYRVAVERVVKVDGAVVSTELISRDRYKPQSAVVRVGTGAPALDLPPVQTQ